The following coding sequences lie in one Spinacia oleracea cultivar Varoflay chromosome 1, BTI_SOV_V1, whole genome shotgun sequence genomic window:
- the LOC130465524 gene encoding uncharacterized protein, protein MVDSSDFLPPALPNHRKKRLIFLVDKREKKKGIEVDKETKDYAKIIPKIKPKSSSLWITCKAFVNTFSGGSRGTSDPRSQAINSIEPSEEARSISASFRPKETLPNNDMFIWNEQLRGFCGAVHKQCRVLDNWSEKTKQEEE, encoded by the exons ATGGTGGATTCTTCGGACTTCCTACCACCTGCACTACCAAATCACCGGAAGAAGAGACTTATATTTCTGG TGGACaaaagagagaagaagaaaggAATAGAAGTGGACAAAGAAACTAAGGATTATGCTAAAATTATTCCA aaaataaaacctAAGTCTAGTAGTCTTTGGATTACGTGTAAAGCTTTTGTTAATACTTTTTCAGGTGGAAGTAGAGGCACTAGTGATCCAAGGTCCCAAGCTATCAACAGTATTGAGCCAAGTGAAGAAGCTAGAAGCATCAGTGCTagttttaggccaaaagaaaccCTCCCCAATAATGACATG TTTATTTGGAATGAGCAACTCAGAGGATTTTGTGGAGCAGTGCATAAACAATGCAGAGTGCTTGACAATTGGAGTGAGAAAACAAAGCAAGAAGAAGAATGA